A genomic stretch from Bradyrhizobium sp. 195 includes:
- the rpsO gene encoding 30S ribosomal protein S15, translating to MSIAAERKAEVIKTNANKAGDTGSPEVQVAILSERINNLTNHFKTHVKDNHSRRGLLKLVSTRRSLLDYLKKRDEARYKALLEKHNIRR from the coding sequence ATGTCGATTGCCGCAGAACGCAAAGCGGAAGTCATCAAGACGAATGCCAACAAGGCCGGCGACACCGGCTCGCCCGAGGTTCAGGTCGCGATCCTGTCGGAACGCATCAACAACCTCACCAACCATTTCAAGACCCACGTGAAGGACAACCATTCGCGTCGCGGCCTCTTGAAGCTGGTCTCGACCCGCCGCTCGCTGCTCGACTACCTCAAGAAGCGGGACGAAGCGCGGTACAAGGCGCTGCTCGAGAAGCACAACATTCGTCGCTAA